In Streptomyces sp. NBC_00704, a genomic segment contains:
- a CDS encoding serine hydrolase: MESRGARRGRRARPARRRPVLPLALAVAAVLGVAAGGTAYVTAPDHSGGRAAVSSSSATPPASADGTGEAAVGTETAAAGEDRDALLASAMGAVTVPGGAAVSVAVLDLASGARAAYGGGVFDTASVVKADILAALLLRAQDEGRRLTAAEKTDATAMIETSDNDAASVLWRTIGGAGGLDAANERLGLTDTEGGEGALWGLTRTTAVDQLALLRQVFGNGSVLSEASRSYLRTLMGKIAAGQDWGVSAAADGSAWALKNGWLPRSTTGLWVVNSIGRVSAGGRDYAVAVLSNGNATQADGISLVEAAARAAVSVFAEGGSAGGSTGRAEGTASASASASVAGVAGPSPAASSGGVSPADG, encoded by the coding sequence ATGGAATCCCGCGGAGCACGTCGTGGCCGCCGCGCTCGTCCCGCCCGGCGCCGCCCTGTCCTGCCCCTCGCGCTCGCCGTGGCCGCCGTGCTGGGCGTCGCGGCCGGCGGCACGGCCTATGTGACGGCACCGGACCACTCGGGCGGCCGGGCGGCCGTATCGTCGTCCTCCGCGACGCCGCCGGCGTCGGCGGACGGGACCGGGGAGGCGGCGGTGGGGACCGAAACGGCGGCTGCCGGGGAGGACCGCGACGCGCTGCTGGCGTCGGCCATGGGGGCGGTGACCGTGCCCGGGGGCGCGGCCGTGTCCGTGGCCGTGCTCGACCTGGCCTCCGGCGCCCGCGCCGCGTACGGCGGAGGCGTCTTCGACACGGCGTCCGTCGTCAAGGCGGACATCCTGGCCGCGCTGCTGCTGCGGGCCCAGGACGAGGGCCGTCGTCTCACGGCGGCCGAGAAGACGGACGCGACGGCCATGATCGAGACCAGTGACAACGACGCCGCGTCGGTGCTGTGGCGGACCATCGGCGGGGCCGGGGGCCTCGACGCCGCGAACGAGCGGCTCGGGCTGACGGACACCGAGGGCGGCGAGGGCGCGCTGTGGGGGCTCACCCGGACCACGGCCGTCGACCAACTGGCGCTGCTGCGGCAGGTGTTCGGGAACGGCTCGGTACTGAGCGAGGCCTCGCGGTCGTATCTGCGGACGCTGATGGGGAAGATCGCGGCAGGCCAGGACTGGGGCGTCTCGGCCGCGGCCGACGGGTCCGCGTGGGCGCTGAAGAACGGCTGGCTGCCGCGCAGCACGACCGGGCTGTGGGTCGTCAACAGCATCGGCCGGGTGAGCGCCGGGGGCCGTGACTACGCGGTGGCCGTGCTGTCGAACGGCAACGCGACGCAGGCGGACGGCATCTCGCTGGTCGAGGCCGCGGCGAGGGCGGCGGTGTCGGTCTTCGCCGAGGGCGGCAGCGCGGGCGGCAGCACGGGACGGGCCGAGGGCACGGCGTCGGCGTCGGCGTCCGCATCCGTTGCGGGGGTCGCGGGACCGTCCCCGGCGGCGTCGTCCGGGGGCGTCTCCCCCGCCGACGGGTAG